The following proteins come from a genomic window of Rutidosis leptorrhynchoides isolate AG116_Rl617_1_P2 chromosome 10, CSIRO_AGI_Rlap_v1, whole genome shotgun sequence:
- the LOC139870982 gene encoding QWRF motif-containing protein 3-like, which produces MMLTDKSRLEKSRTTVKSRYQSPAVAVTEPPPTLSLLPSLNQLQKQQKTSLKNNNSGLFHGVWPSSTQSSKSDNDNQPTLADYLGSGKKRDTFGSSFLSKQRSCSEFNRFENNPKKINNLKENHKPIIGGGSMRYTGKFRFPGRSSTSSSSSSSDGAREELSVIMSGRLSVDENELRQRSYSRMRSDSFSDDSEGSDIIGSSFVTQRNSPASYMAPTISSRKSVSDSPTKFTIKKAMKKANSLSLTSKWGLSGRSESPPVIANSSFSSSKPPTSPSRTAKRNFLHMGLDLIKSKKNGSGCLSPLGAGIGMVENVHQLRMMNGSLMQWRYANARANVVNESLNNKAKSVSLQAWESLVKLQESVLQKRLQLEKEKMGIKLGLILHSQIKSLEAWKDMETRHRSNVSMTKDSLEAVVCRITLIEGAKMNTQATMIALGHATDLVDSVMSTTLSLMPTKCETVSIFTELAKVAIEEKMLLEECFEHFRVISTLETKERSLRCSIIEMNSCLHAD; this is translated from the exons ATGATGCTCACCGATAAATCTCGCCTTGAAAAATCACGAACAACAGTGAAATCTCGATACCAATCTCCTGCCGTCGCCGTCACCGAACCACCACCAACTTTATCTCTACTGCCGTCTCTTAATCAGCTCCAGAAACAACAAAAAACATCTCTAAAAAACAATAATTCTGGATTGTTTCATGGAGTTTGGCCTTCTTCAACTCAATCATCGAAATCGGACAATGATAATCAACCGACGCTGGCGGATTATCTTGGAAGTGGTAAAAAAAGGGACACTTTTGGTTCATCTTTTCTTAGTAAGCAAAGAAGTTGTTCAGAGTTTAATCGATTTGAGAATAATCCAAAGAAAATTAATAATTTGAAGGAGAATCATAAGCCTATTATTGGCGGTGGGTCAATGAGATACACTGGAAAGTTCAGATTCCCGGGACGATCATCGACTTCTTCTTCATCCTCATCTAGTGACGGAGCTAGAGAGGAACTATCAG TTATAATGTCAGGGAGACTATCAGTGGATGAAAATGAACTTCGCCAGAGATCATACTCCCGAATGAGATCAGATTCTTTCTCCGATGATTCCGAGGGCAGTGACATCATAGGATCTTCGTTCGTCACACAAAGAAACTCACCTGCATCCTACATGGCACCAACTATAAGTTCTAGAAAATCCGTATCTGATTCCCCAACAAAATTCACTATCAAGAAAGCGATGAAAAAGGCGAATTCATTATCTTTGACATCGAAATGGGGTTTGTCTGGACGATCTGAATCACCACCAGTGATAGCAAATTCTTCATTTTCGAGCTCAAAACCTCCAACAAGTCCCTCAAGAACTGCTAAAAGGAACTTCTTACATATGGGCCTTGATTTAATTAAGAGTAAAAAGAACGGGTCGGGCTGTTTGTCACCTCTTGGTGCGGGTATTGGTATGGTTGAAAATGTTCATCAATTGAGGATGATGAATGGTAGTTTAATGCAATGGAGGTATGCTAATGCTAGAGCAAATGTTGTAAATGAATCACTTAATAACAAAGCTAAG AGTGTTTCACTACAAGCTTGGGAGAGTCTGGTAAAGCTGCAAGAATCCGttctacaaaagagattacaactGGAAAAGGAGAAGATGGGAATAAAGCTTGGTTTGATACTTCATTCTCAA ATAAAATCATTGGAAGCATGGAAAGACATGGAAACGAGACATAGATCAAACGTTTCCATGACCAAAGATAGTTTAGAAGCTGTTGTTTGTCGAATAACACTCATCGAAGGCGCAAAG ATGAATACTCAAGCAACTATGATTGCTCTTGGACATGCAACGGATTTGGTGGACTCCGTGATGTCTACGACTCTGTCTTTGATGCCAACG AAATGTGAGACTGTTTCAATATTTACGGAGCTTGCAAAAGTTGCAATCGAGGAGAAAATGTTGCTTGAAGAATGCTTTGAACATTTCAGAGTGATTTCAACATTAGAG ACTAAAGAGAGAAGTTTAAGGTGTAGTATCATCGAAATGAATTCATGCCTTCATGCTGATTGA